Genomic window (Mycosarcoma maydis chromosome 5, whole genome shotgun sequence):
CGGAGAAAGTCTCGGGGAGCTCTCCCACCAGTCTTGCAGGACTGCCCCCGAATATAGAAAAGGAGGGTATCACCGTGTTTGGGGCGACAACGCTGCCGTCCAGGATTCGAGCGCAATCCTTGATAATTACAAATCGGCCAACGAGACAATTGGCTCCAATCTCGACGTGCGACCCAACTGATGCAGCTTCCAACACTGTGTTAGCTCCCACTGAAACGTGGTCGCCCATTTTCATCGGGTAGTAAGAAAAGATACTGTAGCGCATCATCGTTCGATTGTTAGCACCTTGACCAAGCTAGGAGCACCTACAACTTGCCGCGATCATCATGTCTCGTTCACATTGGTCCACTTACCCTTTGTATGTCTTGTATGGAGGACGTATCACGCTAGACTCGGCCAATATACAGTATCTGCCTATAAAAATGGCCACAGATTGCGCCGGCTGCGTTTGACTCCCTACTGCTGTTGAAGAGGTCGAAGAAGGAGATATCCTCTTCAGATCACCTCGAATAATTGCTCCGTGCTGAATGATACACTTTCCGCCAAGAATGATGTTCTGTGAGCCCAGAATGGTGGCCTTGCGCGATACCTTGTTGCCCGTCAAAGCGGTTTGAACGTACTCGTTCGGATGGTAGGGCGACACATGACTGATTGTCGATGGCATCTTCGGTCAACCCTGTCATTAAGGTACTATGCGATGGAGCGGATAGGAGCAGTCTCGAGTATAGGCATCCAACGTAGCGCGGTAAATGGTATCGAAGCAACAGCGTCTGTCCACGCACGACTTGCTTTCGTGTGTAGAGccgtgagtcgtgagtattgCATCTTTATTCTTTGATATTCGGGAATCGGATTTGGCACGGATCATGTTCAATGGTGCACACCCAAAGGCGCGCTCTCCACTTGCACCATCATCCATGTACAACTCGCCGCTCGCGAAGCTGTAGCCGTCAACACACGCTACCATCATCACCTCATACAAGCCGGGTACGTACGACTAAATTGATCCTCCGTTCCGTACAAATCCTGCTTGTAAGCTCCGGCTCAAGCATCTGCGGCGGTGGAGGCATCATCGTCAACTATGGACGTCACAAAAGCTGTGTCCGCGTACATCCAGCGCATGATCACAGAGGTCGCCGGCATCAAGGTCCTTCTACTCGATCAGCACACCACTCCCATCATTTCTACTTCCTTCACCCAATCATCTCTACTCAGTCATGAGGTCTATCTCACAGATCGTGTCGACAATGCAAACCGCGATCGTATGCGCCACCTCAATTGCATTGCACTCCTCCGACCCACCCCGCAGTCCATTTCTGCTTTGGCTCACGAATTGCGTCTACCAAGATACAGGTCCTATTGGCTCTACTTCACAAATGTGCTTCAAAAGCAAGATATCGAGCTTCTAGCCGAGGCAGACGAGCACGAAGTCGTCAAAGAGGTTCAGGAGTTTTTCGCAGACTACCTGCCAGTCAATACTGACCTTTTCTCCCTCAACATCGACACGCCTCCTGCGCGTATCTGGGGGGGGAACCCCGCCAGTTGGGACCAACACAGCTTGGTTCAGCACGTCAACGGCCTCTTGGCACTCCTTCTCAGTCTAAAGAAGAAGCCAATCATCAGATATGAAAGGATGAGTAtgctggccaagaagctAGGAGAAGAGCTCTCAGTGAGTCTCAGATGCGTTCCCCTCTCGCATCATCACGCTTGTTGTTGACTGACTGTCTTCATATTTTCTCTGACGTTCTGTTGACTTTTCTTCCCGTCTTTCTTGCAGTACCATATCAATGATAGCCAGTCTGGCCTGTTCGACTTCAGGAGAACGGAGAACGTGCCACTCCTTTTGATACTCGATCGCAGAAATGACCCTGTTACACCACTTCT
Coding sequences:
- a CDS encoding putative dynactin Arp1 p25 subunit RO12, whose protein sequence is MPSTISHVSPYHPNEYVQTALTGNKVSRKATILGSQNIILGGKCIIQHGAIIRGDLKRISPSSTSSTAVGSQTQPAQSVAIFIGRYCILAESSVIRPPYKTYKGIFSYYPMKMGDHVSVGANTVLEAASVGSHVEIGANCLVGRFVIIKDCARILDGSVVAPNTVIPSFSIFGGSPARLVGELPETFSESCEAKMKHFYQRFRPANER